One part of the Candidatus Kouleothrix ribensis genome encodes these proteins:
- a CDS encoding NADH-quinone oxidoreductase subunit M: MNYIQMSNGPWLTFLVLSPLAGMLLVALAGALRLDDRLVKIGATAWSLTSLGLALFLWAGFNANAVADGQSVIQFVEKIPWIDAIKVDYFLGVDGISLPLVLLTVVMAPIAMLASFSVESRVKMHYALLFLLEAAMLGYFVALNFFFFFIFWEFSLVPAFFIIQNWGRDPENTRRYAAFKFFVYTMAGSVGMLLLFQFFYVATRAAGIATFDLVTLGRLGQGLPVDGAQGTLQEIIFRYVERTGITSYLGPYPLLYSSIAFWAIFIAFAIKLAVWPFHTWLPDAYAEAPTAGSILLSAVMSKMGAYGMLRIMLPLVPEAAQFFGPAIGALALVGIVAGAFGALSYTGGDVKRLIGYTSINHMGYVALAIAAVATLNSAADGQSRALALNGAVMQMVAHGLSTGALFLLVGYLYQRTGTYSLRDWGGLRKVMPMFSGVMGVALFANLGLPGLAGFVGEFFIFRGTWASLPFFTLLATVGLVVSALALLHMYARIFNGPLNPRWDSSHGGRTPSDMRVASREFLAAAPLLLLLLILGIYPAPIMDLANQTATALVNVFTRALS; the protein is encoded by the coding sequence ATGAACTATATCCAAATGAGTAATGGCCCCTGGCTGACCTTCCTGGTGCTGTCGCCGCTGGCTGGCATGCTGCTGGTAGCGCTGGCTGGCGCGCTGCGCCTCGACGATCGGCTGGTGAAGATCGGCGCGACGGCCTGGTCGCTCACGTCGCTGGGGCTGGCGCTGTTCCTATGGGCCGGCTTCAACGCCAACGCAGTGGCCGACGGGCAGAGCGTGATCCAGTTTGTCGAGAAAATTCCCTGGATCGACGCGATCAAGGTCGACTACTTCCTGGGCGTCGATGGGATCAGCCTGCCGCTGGTGCTGCTGACCGTAGTGATGGCACCGATCGCCATGCTGGCCTCGTTCAGTGTCGAATCGCGCGTGAAGATGCACTACGCGCTGCTGTTCCTGCTCGAAGCGGCCATGCTTGGCTATTTCGTGGCGCTGAACTTCTTCTTCTTCTTCATCTTCTGGGAATTCAGCCTGGTGCCGGCGTTCTTCATCATCCAGAACTGGGGGCGCGACCCCGAGAACACGCGCCGCTACGCCGCATTCAAATTCTTCGTGTACACCATGGCCGGATCAGTCGGCATGCTGCTGCTGTTCCAGTTCTTCTACGTGGCCACGCGCGCGGCCGGCATCGCCACATTCGACCTAGTGACGCTGGGCCGGCTCGGCCAGGGCCTGCCGGTCGATGGCGCGCAGGGCACGCTGCAAGAGATCATCTTCCGCTACGTCGAGCGCACAGGCATCACCAGCTACCTGGGGCCATACCCGCTGCTGTATAGCTCGATCGCCTTCTGGGCCATCTTCATCGCCTTTGCGATCAAGCTGGCGGTGTGGCCGTTCCACACCTGGCTGCCCGATGCCTATGCCGAAGCGCCTACAGCCGGCTCGATCTTGCTCTCGGCGGTGATGTCGAAGATGGGCGCGTATGGCATGCTGCGGATCATGCTGCCGCTGGTGCCCGAGGCCGCGCAGTTCTTCGGCCCGGCGATCGGCGCGCTGGCGCTGGTGGGCATTGTGGCCGGCGCATTCGGCGCGCTATCGTACACCGGCGGCGACGTGAAGCGGCTGATCGGGTACACCTCGATCAACCACATGGGCTATGTAGCGCTGGCAATCGCCGCCGTGGCCACGCTCAACAGCGCCGCCGACGGCCAGAGCCGCGCGCTGGCGCTCAATGGCGCGGTGATGCAGATGGTGGCGCACGGCCTCTCGACCGGCGCGCTGTTCTTGCTGGTGGGCTACCTGTACCAGCGCACCGGCACCTACTCGCTGCGCGACTGGGGCGGCCTGCGCAAGGTGATGCCGATGTTCTCGGGCGTGATGGGCGTGGCGCTGTTTGCTAACCTGGGGCTGCCAGGCCTGGCCGGCTTCGTCGGCGAATTCTTCATCTTCCGCGGCACCTGGGCCTCGCTGCCGTTCTTCACGCTGCTGGCCACGGTTGGCCTGGTGGTATCGGCACTGGCGCTCCTGCACATGTACGCGCGGATCTTCAACGGCCCACTGAACCCGCGCTGGGATAGCAGCCACGGGGGGCGCACACCAAGCGACATGCGCGTGGCCAGCCGCGAATTCCTGGCGGCCGCGCCGTTGCTGCTGCTGCTGCTGATCCTGGGCATCTACCCCGCGCCGATCATGGACCTGGCGAACCAGACCGCCACGGCGCTGGTGAATGTGTTTACGCGCGCGCTGTCGTAG
- a CDS encoding NADH-quinone oxidoreductase subunit M has protein sequence MHLYDLPTGVPWLSLIWISMLIPAIIMMFLKPEQKYAIRMVGTIFAFVSLVLSLLVYFGYDYSSAQKLQFVEELPWLPQVGINYILAADGISMPMLILNGFVIFTGALMSWNIEQRTREYWILLLILTAGVYGVFVSVDLFLFFVFYELAVLPMYLLIGIWGSTRKEYGAMKLTLYLMAGSAMIIIGMIALYFGSGLRTFDMRQLAQVALLPRPFQIAFFPPLFLGFAVLAGMFPFHTWSPTGHVAAPTAVSMLHAGVLMKLGAYGCLRAAMWLMPEGAHVWLLPIAIATLINAVYGATIAMTQRDFKFMIGYSSVSHMGLVVMGLAAGNEIGLIGAVLQMFAHGVMTALFFAVVGRMVYERTHTRQFPELGGMAKIMPFAAFVFILAGLSSMGMPGFAGFWAEFNIFMGMWDRFPLISVLAAISIPITAAYILRAVYTVFFGEVKDPSFYKLPKLTWQEYAGASVLAAVIIITGLYPGILTEMIGSGVRPIAEAIQQAGSLSLGR, from the coding sequence ATGCATCTGTATGACCTTCCCACGGGCGTGCCGTGGCTCAGCTTGATCTGGATCAGCATGCTGATCCCAGCGATCATCATGATGTTCCTGAAGCCCGAGCAGAAATATGCGATCCGCATGGTCGGCACCATCTTTGCGTTTGTATCGCTGGTGCTGTCGCTGCTGGTATACTTCGGCTACGACTACAGCAGCGCGCAGAAGCTCCAGTTCGTCGAAGAGCTGCCCTGGCTGCCGCAGGTTGGGATCAACTACATCCTGGCCGCCGACGGCATCAGTATGCCCATGCTGATCTTGAACGGCTTCGTGATCTTCACTGGCGCGCTGATGAGCTGGAACATCGAGCAGCGCACGCGCGAGTACTGGATTCTACTGCTGATCCTCACTGCCGGCGTGTATGGCGTGTTCGTATCGGTCGACCTGTTTCTGTTCTTCGTGTTCTACGAGCTGGCAGTGCTGCCGATGTACCTGCTGATCGGCATCTGGGGCAGCACGCGCAAAGAGTACGGCGCCATGAAGCTGACGCTGTACCTGATGGCCGGATCGGCCATGATCATCATCGGCATGATCGCACTGTACTTCGGCAGTGGGCTGCGCACCTTCGATATGCGCCAGCTCGCGCAGGTAGCGCTGCTGCCGCGCCCGTTCCAGATCGCATTCTTCCCGCCGCTGTTCCTGGGCTTCGCGGTGCTGGCGGGCATGTTTCCGTTCCACACCTGGAGCCCAACCGGGCACGTGGCCGCGCCGACGGCCGTGTCGATGCTGCATGCCGGCGTGCTGATGAAGCTGGGCGCCTACGGCTGCCTGCGCGCGGCTATGTGGCTGATGCCCGAGGGCGCGCACGTCTGGCTGCTGCCGATCGCAATCGCTACGCTGATCAACGCCGTGTATGGCGCTACGATCGCCATGACCCAGCGCGACTTCAAGTTCATGATCGGCTACTCGTCGGTGAGCCACATGGGCCTGGTGGTGATGGGCCTGGCGGCCGGCAACGAGATCGGCCTGATCGGCGCAGTGCTGCAGATGTTCGCGCATGGTGTGATGACCGCGCTGTTCTTCGCGGTGGTTGGCCGCATGGTCTACGAGCGCACGCACACGCGCCAGTTCCCCGAGCTGGGCGGCATGGCCAAGATCATGCCATTCGCGGCGTTCGTGTTCATCCTGGCCGGGCTATCATCGATGGGCATGCCCGGCTTCGCCGGCTTCTGGGCCGAGTTCAACATCTTCATGGGCATGTGGGATCGCTTCCCGCTGATCTCGGTGCTGGCGGCAATCTCGATCCCGATCACTGCGGCCTACATTCTGCGTGCAGTCTACACGGTGTTCTTCGGCGAAGTGAAAGACCCGAGCTTCTACAAGCTGCCCAAACTCACCTGGCAAGAGTACGCCGGCGCGTCGGTGCTGGCGGCGGTGATCATCATCACGGGCCTGTACCCAGGCATCCTGACCGAGATGATCGGCAGCGGCGTGCGCCCGATCGCCGAGGCGATTCAGCAGGCAGGGTCGCTATCTTTAGGACGGTGA
- a CDS encoding NADH-quinone oxidoreductase subunit N: MLLALALLVLGTDVLERWGNDPQSQLERGKAAGQLTAIGLIFVFVVGLVQSKYLFSIPEPTPETNGVLAYLMSLGRNLQAGGPGGDPILGAFATDNLTMIARLTFVGAAFLTTLLALDYRPSGNPGEFYALILFATLGMNLMASASELIMAYVSLELSSISLYILAGYFRNERASAEAGIKYFLFGALSSGILLYGMTLAYGFTASVNRANGGQPIIATLFSEIAKAGASGQGGTLLTLAMIFVLAGIGYKVAVVPFHSWSPDVYQGAPTPITAFISTASKTAGFILLYRVLVTAFPSIAGSSAFGSFGGWTSLLSIIALLTMVFGNLSALPQKNAKRLLAYSSIGHAGFLLLALLVWSSASSADQTFGSASLIYYLIAYTVTNLGAFGALAVVRDALGGDDMSDLNGLWKRNIGLTLMLTVLVLSLAGVPPLSGFWAKFFVFMAGYQGGALLVVSIGVAMTIVSLYYYLGFLKAMWMNPPTSDEPVRTPPAMNATIMISTVLVLLLGLFPNAVWNILSQATLIAGR; this comes from the coding sequence ATGCTGCTGGCGCTGGCGCTGCTGGTGCTGGGCACCGATGTGCTCGAGCGCTGGGGCAACGACCCGCAATCGCAGCTCGAGCGCGGCAAGGCCGCCGGCCAGCTGACGGCGATCGGGCTGATCTTCGTGTTTGTGGTCGGGCTGGTGCAGAGCAAGTATCTGTTCAGCATCCCCGAGCCGACGCCCGAGACGAACGGCGTGCTGGCCTACCTGATGTCGCTCGGCCGCAACTTACAGGCCGGCGGGCCAGGCGGCGACCCCATTCTGGGTGCGTTTGCGACCGACAACCTGACCATGATCGCGCGGCTGACCTTCGTCGGCGCGGCGTTTCTGACCACGCTGCTGGCGCTCGACTACCGGCCATCGGGCAACCCCGGCGAGTTCTACGCGCTGATCCTGTTCGCGACGCTGGGCATGAACCTGATGGCCTCGGCGTCGGAGCTGATCATGGCCTATGTGTCGCTCGAGCTGTCGTCGATCTCGCTCTACATCCTGGCCGGCTACTTCCGCAACGAGCGCGCCTCGGCCGAGGCCGGCATCAAGTACTTCCTGTTCGGCGCACTGTCGTCGGGGATTCTGCTGTATGGCATGACCCTGGCCTACGGCTTTACCGCCAGTGTCAACCGCGCGAATGGCGGCCAGCCGATCATCGCAACCCTGTTCTCGGAGATCGCCAAGGCCGGCGCGAGCGGCCAGGGCGGCACGCTGCTCACGCTGGCGATGATCTTCGTGCTGGCCGGGATTGGCTACAAGGTGGCGGTGGTGCCGTTCCACAGCTGGTCGCCCGATGTGTACCAGGGCGCGCCAACGCCGATCACCGCGTTTATCTCGACCGCCTCGAAGACGGCCGGCTTCATTCTGCTGTACCGCGTGCTGGTCACGGCGTTCCCATCGATCGCCGGATCATCGGCGTTCGGCAGCTTCGGCGGCTGGACCAGCCTGCTGTCGATTATTGCGCTGTTGACTATGGTCTTCGGCAACCTATCGGCGCTGCCGCAGAAGAATGCCAAGCGCCTGCTGGCCTACTCGAGCATTGGCCACGCCGGCTTCTTGCTGCTGGCGCTCCTGGTGTGGTCTTCGGCCTCCTCAGCCGATCAGACCTTCGGCAGCGCGTCGTTGATCTACTACCTGATCGCCTATACCGTGACCAACCTGGGTGCGTTTGGCGCGCTGGCGGTGGTGCGCGATGCCCTCGGCGGCGACGATATGAGCGACCTGAACGGCCTGTGGAAGCGCAATATTGGCCTGACGCTGATGCTGACGGTGCTGGTGCTGTCGCTGGCCGGCGTGCCGCCACTATCGGGCTTCTGGGCCAAGTTCTTCGTGTTTATGGCCGGCTACCAGGGCGGGGCGCTGCTGGTGGTGTCGATCGGCGTGGCCATGACGATCGTAAGCCTGTACTACTACCTGGGCTTCCTCAAGGCCATGTGGATGAACCCGCCAACGTCGGACGAGCCGGTGCGCACGCCGCCGGCAATGAACGCCACGATCATGATCTCGACAGTGCTGGTGCTGCTGCTGGGCCTGTTCCCAAATGCGGTCTGGAATATTCTGAGCCAGGCGACGCTGATCGCCGGGCGCTAA
- a CDS encoding amidohydrolase, which produces MLQNAQALAGELTRLRREIHRHPELAFREVRTAALVADTLREIGGVAIRTGVGITGVVGDLGTGDGPTIAIRADMDALPILEANDTAYRSQSDGQMHACGHDGHTAMLLGVAHLLKQEFAAGKLRGNVRFLFQPAEEDEGGQPTSGAPMMIRDGALDGVDAVIALHVDSMQPFGKVTMRGGWDSAAADQFTAYITGSGGHGAYPHEATDPLWMLSPVLTALHGIVARRVDPQKPAVVTIGRIQGGTASNVIPREVLLHGTLRSYDDDVRALLVAEVERALSIVRPLGGDYRLKVTSGYPAGKNSPVVSGWLARTATDMLGPSALESSAPGMGAEDFAYMSARVPGAMFHLGAAVGDFARAHHTPVFDIDERCLPVGAAILAETARRFLAGEARLEG; this is translated from the coding sequence ATGCTACAGAATGCCCAGGCGCTGGCCGGCGAGCTGACTCGCCTGCGGCGCGAGATCCACCGCCACCCCGAGCTGGCGTTTCGCGAGGTGCGCACCGCCGCGCTGGTGGCCGACACGCTGCGCGAGATCGGCGGCGTAGCGATCCGCACCGGCGTCGGCATCACCGGCGTGGTCGGCGACCTCGGCACCGGCGACGGCCCGACGATCGCGATCCGCGCCGACATGGACGCGCTGCCGATCCTCGAGGCCAACGACACCGCGTACCGCTCGCAGAGCGACGGGCAGATGCACGCCTGCGGCCACGACGGCCACACGGCCATGCTGCTGGGCGTGGCGCACCTGCTCAAGCAGGAGTTTGCTGCGGGCAAGCTGCGCGGCAACGTGCGCTTCCTGTTCCAGCCGGCCGAAGAAGATGAGGGCGGCCAGCCCACCAGCGGCGCGCCTATGATGATCCGCGACGGCGCGCTCGACGGCGTCGACGCAGTGATCGCGCTGCACGTCGACTCGATGCAGCCGTTCGGCAAAGTTACCATGCGCGGCGGCTGGGACTCGGCTGCGGCCGACCAGTTTACGGCCTACATCACCGGCAGCGGCGGCCACGGCGCCTACCCGCACGAGGCCACCGACCCGCTGTGGATGCTCAGCCCGGTGCTGACGGCGCTGCACGGGATTGTGGCCCGCCGCGTCGATCCGCAGAAGCCGGCAGTGGTGACGATCGGCCGCATCCAGGGCGGCACAGCCTCGAATGTCATCCCGCGCGAGGTGCTGCTGCACGGCACGCTGCGCAGCTACGACGACGATGTGCGCGCGCTGCTGGTGGCCGAGGTCGAGCGCGCGCTGAGCATTGTGCGCCCGCTTGGCGGCGACTACCGCCTGAAGGTGACCAGTGGCTACCCGGCCGGCAAGAACAGCCCGGTGGTCAGCGGCTGGCTGGCACGCACCGCCACCGACATGCTCGGCCCCAGCGCGCTCGAGTCGAGTGCGCCAGGCATGGGCGCCGAGGATTTTGCGTACATGTCGGCCAGGGTGCCGGGTGCAATGTTCCACCTGGGCGCGGCCGTAGGCGACTTCGCGCGCGCGCACCACACGCCGGTGTTCGATATCGACGAGCGCTGCCTGCCGGTTGGCGCGGCGATTCTGGCCGAGACGGCCCGGCGCTTCCTGGCCGGCGAGGCGCGGCTCGAGGGCTGA